The following proteins come from a genomic window of Bombyx mori chromosome 18, ASM3026992v2:
- the LOC101742107 gene encoding uncharacterized protein DDB_G0283357, whose amino-acid sequence MKTLLKSIWILLILEVIDYIRCQEGYNGEIFRYQQLAPNDGQVEAVTGYSANIIQRDPIRQSVNSVSVSYQVTEDSNKDDEYNSSDRPRRRKIYRIKNPFQNEQENSDQNENKNDSQDSGTSASNQYAAVQYSLPPEDFLQQLRSGNQIVHSQQQQQQQQQQQQQQQQQQQQQQQQQQQQQQEQQQQLSKLIPNLSYTVTPHPQYQYSTISNSNYDPNNQQQIVQFDPRPAQSVVYHTNLHNPFSASNSLILDNAHSTPSSVTSYISTPLPNNQFITTPTASYVSSSSPVFLSTPPNNQHYLSSPRAPIQSSSVDYNNRFSSTVESNSLSYDLTDLSKRMNIDHYDNSANGVRYPSVIQQQYQNEYPSSTPIPSSSPYNHAAREAWQNSFNAGINALTKSLQEVSQYQSYPDNGKQQDLRIETNLDSTNTDTHRMGSFPSANNIYYNYVQPDYQTIKNLKNGRTESDKETGHQEMYSNGEYGWKLTDNKPLINHDASFFTNNYARQPYVSSTDGGAISQVSFQIDINKPYNDQSSKSSQDVKDGQEFAKAAAKAHDNLKQQQTYNTNYNSNVNAYNWQAQNSNGLYNDDNQKNKKTDLSNSNHYSFSNKYTDLITASPLYNGNGRDNNNNLENRLKLPFDHAKALRNIVPMDASNVVQNSDVQHKTTSAFANTPYYHDKNTVYGFNIKTKPEDFVTIDTIKQFDTNTPYYIKPQSQETDFKFAGYSGSTNIFNEVPKMSSTTRDSFQLPSSFQKPQSPISSDIISILKLNDVPYKLTQDLSSDALRLHNENFDQGGIPTPLPIRLNQNIGSHQLDVTSSLLNKLINNKPSGFITNRPEINSLSTINGFKIANPYNVDLKLVAEMLRGKSNFDDSHISSTRDQFSNPYNLDLSQLQYLLRNENSASLSSLGSPYLDVYNAGRYPYQGVKYSRSQEEEESLIPIADTSNNHPIGAVIEGENSEHEITSGSDLTALGDETIPINFNDDRPKKASSEQSEINVERPRHPNAVSQGRPSRKYPKAIEEPYPLLKPPPPQSYRKRINSFKGERSNRRPRPMKSKMIRVFKNEPLFEAHSESETSNNDVPVLLKPPPVSQSKSQVDK is encoded by the coding sequence ATATGGATACTGCTCATTTTGGAAGTCATCGATTACATCCGCTGTCAAGAAGGTTACAATGGGGAAATATTTCGATACCAACAATTGGCTCCAAACGACGGACAAGTCGAAGCTGTCACTGGTTACAGTGCCAACATAATACAGAGAGACCCAATTAGACAATCTGTTAATTCTGTTAGCGTTTCATATCAAGTGACCGAAGATTCAAATAAAGATGATGAATATAATTCAAGTGATCGACCGCGTCGTAGAAAAATTTACAGAATAAAAAATCCATTTCAAAATGAGCAGGAAAATAGTGaccaaaacgaaaataaaaatgattctcAAGATAGTGGGACATCGGCTAGTAACCAGTATGCAGCAGTACAATATTCTTTACCACCTGAAGACTTCCTTCAACAGTTACGATCGGGAAACCAGATTGTGCATagtcaacaacaacaacagcaacAGCAACAGCAACAGCAACAGCAACAACAacagcaacaacaacaacagcaacaacaacaacaacaacaacaagaacAACAGCAACAACTTTCCAAATTAATCCCTAACTTAAGCTACACTGTTACACCACATCCTCAATATCAATATTCAACAatctcaaattcaaattatgatCCGAATAATCAACAACAAATCGTTCAATTTGATCCGAGACCTGCACAATCAGTTGTATACCATACGAATTTACATAATCCTTTTAGTGCATCAAACTCTTTAATATTAGATAACGCACATAGTACTCCATCTTCAGTAACGTCGTACATTTCTACGCCGCTACCTAATAATCAGTTTATTACAACTCCAACTGCATCTTACGTATCAAGTTCTTCACCTGTCTTTTTATCAACGCCACCAAATAACCAACATTACCTTTCGTCTCCAAGAGCACCTATCCAATCTAGTTCTGTTGACTACAACAATAGATTCTCGTCGACTGTAGAAAGTAATTCTTTGAGTTACGACCTTACTGATTTGAGTAAAAGAATGAATATCGATCATTACGATAATTCTGCAAATGGTGTCAGGTACCCGTCTGTTATTCAGCAACAATATCAAAATGAATATCCTTCCTCTACTCCCATTCCTTCCTCTTCCCCATATAATCATGCTGCTCGAGAAGCTTGGCAAAATTCATTTAATGCTGGTATAAATGCACTAACAAAGTCTCTGCAAGAAGTGTCACAATATCAGAGCTATCCTGACAATGGGAAACAACAAGACCTTCGAATAGAAACTAATCTAGATTCCACAAATACTGACACTCATCGTATGGGTAGTTTTCCATcggctaataatatttattataattacgtaCAGCCTGACTATCAGactataaaaaatctaaaaaatggCCGTACAGAATCTGATAAAGAGACAGGTCATCAAGAAATGTATTCAAATGGTGAATATGGCTGGAAACTTACAGACAATAAGCCTTTAATAAACCATGATGCTAGTTTTTTTACGAATAATTATGCCAGGCAACCGTATGTTTCTTCAACAGACGGTGGAGCAATTAGTCAAGTTAGTTTTCAGATAGATATCAATAAACCGTATAATGACCAAAGTTCAAAGTCATCGCAGGATGTCAAGGACGGTCAAGAGTTTGCAAAAGCAGCTGCGAAGGCTCACGACAACTTAAAACAGCAGCAGACTTATAATACCAATTATAATTCCAACGTTAATGCCTACAATTGGCAAGCACAAAATTCTAACGGCTTATACAATGATGATAATCAAAAGAATAAGAAAACCGATTTATCAAATTCTAATCATTATTcttttagtaataaatatacAGATTTAATAACAGCGTCACCGTTATATAATGGGAATGGAAGagataacaataataatcttGAGAATAGACTGAAGCTACCTTTTGACCATGCCAAGGCTTTAAGGAATATAGTTCCAATGGACGCCTCAAATGTAGTCCAAAACTCAGACGTACAACACAAAACAACATCAGCTTTTGCTAATACACCATACTATCACGATAAAAATACAGTTTatggttttaatattaaaacaaaacctgAAGATTTTGTAACGATTGATACTATTAAGCAATTCGACACAAATACTCCGTATTATATAAAACCACAAAGTCAAGAAACTGATTTTAAATTTGCAGGGTATTCTGGATCAACGAACATTTTTAATGAAGTACCGAAAATGTCTAGTACAACTCGCGATAGTTTTCAATTACCAAGTAGCTTTCAAAAACCACAAAGTCCAATTTCATCAGATATTATAAGTATTTTGAAACTTAACGACGTTCCATATAAATTAACACAAGATTTGTCAAGTGATGCGTTGAGGTTGCACAACGAAAATTTTGATCAAGGTGGAATACCGACTCCTTTACCAATAAGGTTGAACCAAAATATTGGTAGCCATCAATTAGATGTCACATcaagcttattaaataaattaataaataacaagcCCTCAGGATTTATTACGAATAGACCTGAAATAAATTCTTTGTCAACCATCAATGGATTTAAGATTGCAAATCCGTATAACGTGGACCTTAAATTAGTGGCAGAAATGTTAAGAGGAAAATCAAATTTTGATGACTCTCATATTTCGTCAACAAGAGATCAATTTAGTAACCCTTATAATTTGGATCTGTCTCAGTTACAATACTTGTTGAGAAACGAGAATAGCGCAAGCCTTAGTAGTTTAGGTAGTCCGTATTTGGATGTTTACAATGCTGGAAGGTATCCTTATCAAGGCGTAAAATATTCTCGAAGtcaggaagaagaagaaagccTTATACCAATTGCAGATACATCAAATAATCATCCTATTGGAGCGGTTATAGAAGGGGAAAATAGTGAACATGAAATAACTAGTGGTTCTGACTTGACTGCACTAGGAGACGAAACTATTCCAATTAATTTCAATGATGACAGACCAAAGAAGGCTTCATCAGAACAGAGTGAAATTAATGTTGAAAGACCTCGTCATCCAAATGCAGTTTCACAAGGGCGTCCTTCAAGAAAATATCCCAAAGCAATAGAGGAGCCATACCCATTATTGAAACCACCTCCCCCTCAGTCATACAGAAAaagaataaatagttttaaaggTGAAAGATCTAATAGACGGCCAAGACCAATGAAATCAAAGATGATTAGAGTCTTTAAAAACGAACCCTTGTTTGAAGCTCATTCAGAATCGGAAACATCCAATAATGATGTACCTGTATTATTAAAGCCACCCCCTGTTTCTCAATCTAAGTCGCAAGTTGATAAATAG
- the CPG7 gene encoding cuticular protein glycine-rich 7 precursor (The RefSeq protein has 1 substitution compared to this genomic sequence): protein MATITKVMYLVVLLSSTYAKPGFDQHDHHATLEHHDDHHIANIETAPIGLSAPSAGGSSFAPSSFPAGSLPSATFSGAGLIGGGHGGGFGFGGFNGGAGGGFGGAIGGPQGIFPGGDGPLAGLKSPVIDEIHGLANNHGAPTQYRIREEPYEVYREVTHRVPQPVPVPVPHPVQVPVPHPYPVQVPVIRKIPVPVVKIQHVKVDRPVPYPVEKIIKVPVEKVVEVPVDHPVPVEKIVEVPIVKLIKVPVHIVKSYPVPVVKTVHHKAHVSHHHSHGWSGW, encoded by the exons ATGGCTACTATT ACCAAAGTTATGTACTTAGTCGTCCTTTTGAGCAGTACCTACGCCAAACCTGGTTTTGACCAACACGATCACCATGCAACTCTTGAACACCACGATGATCACCATATCGCCAATATTGAGACAGCGCCAATAGGCCTATCTGCTCCAAGCGCTGGTGGATCTAGTTTTGCACCCAGCAGCTTCCCAGCTGGTTCGCTGCCTTCTGCTACTTTCTCCGGGGCTGGATTAATAGGGGGAGGCCATGGTGGTGGATTTGGATTCGGTGGATTTAACGGTGGCGCAGGAGGTGGCTTCGGAGGTGCCATTGGTGGACCTCAGGGTATCTTCCCCGGCGGTGATGGACCTCCTGCGGGTCTCAAATCACCAGTTATTGATGAGATCCATGGACTCGCCAACAACCATGGAGCTCCTACGCAGTATCGCATTCGTGAGGAACCCTATGAAGTATACCGTGAAGTGACCCACCGTGTGCCTCAGCCTGTGCCAGTTCCGGTACCTCACCCCGTCCAAGTTCCCGTGCCCCATCCCTACCCAGTTCAAGTTCCCGTCATAAGGAAAATCCCAGTGCCAGTAGTAAAAATCCAACACGTGAAAGTCGATAGGCCAGTGCCTTATCCCGTAGAGAAGATCATTAAGGTTCCAGTTGAGAAGGTCGTAGAAGTACCCGTGGATCATCCAGTCCCTGTTGAAAAAATAGTTGAAGTTCCAATTGTGAAACTCATCAAGGTTCCAGTGCACATTGTGAAGTCATACCCAGTTCCAGTAGTGAAGACTGTCCACCACAAGGCTCACGTCAGCCACCACCACAGCCACGGCTGGTCCGGCTGGTAA